A region from the Hydra vulgaris chromosome 08, alternate assembly HydraT2T_AEP genome encodes:
- the LOC136083876 gene encoding uncharacterized protein LOC136083876 produces the protein MFDNPTLKNKCSSSIAEEQEEISVKAIESNIGANFTKVFNGLNLKVYPKRSLKKVNYRNKENNEEKVQESEPDYINESQDEDSKNFDSDEKRDLSSKSKPRKWTVKQVEALNCYFGDFICGRISDWPTRKEIEGFRIKNAIDFPYSKIRSKLVNDREKNRRQISIRAKLSNKRCQDINM, from the exons ATGTTTGATAATccaactttgaaaaataaatgttcCTCATCTATTGCAG AAGAACAAGAAGAAATATCAGTTAAGGCAATTGAGTCAAATATTGGTGCTAATTTCACTAAagtttttaatggtttaaacttaaaagtttatCCAAAAAGGTCACTCAAAAAAG TTAATTAtcgaaataaagaaaataatgaagaaaAGGTTCAAGAAAGTGAACCTGATTACATTAATGAAAGTCAAGATGAGGACagtaaaaattttgattcagATGAAAAACGAGATCTTAGTtcca AATCAAAACCAAGAAAGTGGACTGTAAAGCAGGTTGAAGCATTAAATTGTTACTTTGGGGATTTTATCTGTGGAAGAATTTCTGATTGGCCAA CTCGAAAAGAAATAGAAGGCTTTcgaataaaaaatgcaattgatTTTCCATACTCAAAAATCCGCTCTAAATTAGTTAATGATCGCGAGAAAAACAGACGACAGATAAGTATCAGGGCAAAACTTTCGAATAAACGATGCCAAGACATAAACATGTAG